Proteins encoded in a region of the Leopardus geoffroyi isolate Oge1 chromosome E2, O.geoffroyi_Oge1_pat1.0, whole genome shotgun sequence genome:
- the CIC gene encoding protein capicua homolog isoform X6, whose translation MYSAHRPLVPASGAASRGLGMFVWTNVEPRSVAVFPWHSLVPFLAPSQPDPSVQPSEAQQPASHPVASNQSKEPAESAAVAHEQPPGGTGNADPGRPPGATCPESPGPGPPHTLGVVEPGKGLPPTTEEEAPGPPGEPRLDSETESDHDDAFLSIMSPEIQLPLPPGKRRTQSLSALPKERDSSSEKDGRSPNKREKDHIRRPMNAFMIFSKRHRALVHQRHPNQDNRTVSKILGEWWYALGPKEKQKYHDLAFQVKEAHFKAHPDWKWCNKDRKKSSSEAKPTSLGLAGGHKETRERSMSETGTAAAPGVSSELLSVAAQTLLSSDTKAPGSGSCGAERLHTVGGPGSARPRAFSHSGVHSLDGGEVDSQALQELTQMVSGPASYSGTKPSTQYGTPGPFSASGEGGALAASGRPPLLPTRASRSQRAASEDMTSDEERMVICEEEGDDDVIADDGFGTTDIDLKCKERVTDSESGDSSGEDPEGSKGFGRKVFSPVIRSSFTHCRPSLDPEPPGPPDPPAAFGKGYGPTPSSSSSSPASSSASAATSFPLGSGTFKAQESGQGSTAGPLRPPLPGAGGPVTPSKATRFLSTDPATFRRKRPESVGGLEPPGPSVIAAPPAGGGSVLQTLVLPPNKEEREGSGGRMPSAPAPSLAYGAPAAPLSRPAATMVTNVVRPVSSTPVPIASKPFPTSGRAEASPSDTAGARTEPVTGSRAPGSSPLGVSLVYSDKKSAAATSPAPHLVAGPLLGTVGKAPATVTNLLVGTPGYGAPAPPAVQFIAQGAPGSGAATGSGAGAGSGPNGPVPLGILQPGALGKAGGITQVQYILPTLPQQLQVAPAPAPAPGTKAAAPGGPAPTTSIRFTLPPGTSTNGKVLAATAPTPGIPILQSVPSAPPPKAQSVSPVQAPPPGGSAQLLPGKVLVPLAAPSMSVRGGGAGQPLPLVSPPFSVPVQNGAQPPSKIIQLTPVPVSTPSGLVPPLSPATLSGPTSQPQKVLLPSSTRITYVQSAGGHALPLGTSPTSSQAGTVTSYGPTSSVALGFTSLGPSGPAFVQPLLSGQAPLLAPGQVGVSPVPSPQLPPTCTAPGGPVITAFYPGSPAPTSSAPLAQPSQAPPGLVYTVATSTTPPAATILPKGPPAPATATPAPTSPFPNATAGSMTYSLVAPKAQRPTPKAPQKVKAAIASIPVGSFEAGAPGRSGPASRQPLEPGPAREPPVPESELEGQPTTPAPPPPPETWAPTARSSPPPPPPAEERTGTKGPETMASKFPSSSSDWRVPGLGLESRGEPPTPPSPAPAPAPAPSSSSSSSEGSSGRAAGDTPERKEAAGTGKKVKVRPPPLKKTFDSVDNRVLSEVDFEERFAELPEFRPEEVLPSPTLQSLATSPRAILGSYRKKRKNSTDLDSAPEDPTSPKRKMRRRSSCSSEPNTPKSAKCEGDIFTFDRTGTEAEDVLGELEYEKVPYSSLRRTLDQRRALVMQLFQDHGFFPSAQATAAFQARYADIFPSKVCLQLKIREVRQKIMQAATPTEQPPGAEAPLPGPPPTGTAAAPVPTPSPAGGPDPTSPGSDSGTASAAPPLPPPPEPGPGQPGWEGPPQPSPPPPGPSTAATGR comes from the exons ATGTACTCAGCCCACAGGCCCCTGGTGCCCGCGTCCGGCGCGGCCTCCCGTGGCCTCGGCATGTTCG TGTGGACAAACGTGGAACCTCGCTCTGTTGCTGTGTTCCCCTGGCACTCCTTAGTCCCCTTCCTGGCCCCCAGCCAGCCCGACCCCTCTGTGCAACCAAGTGAGGCCCAGCAACCTGCCAGCCACCCAGTGGCCTCCAACCAGAGCAAAG AACCTGCTGAGTCGGCGGCTGTTGCTCACGAGCAGCCACCAGGTGGGACAGGGAATGCTGATCCTGGGCGGCCACCTGGAGCCACGTGCCCtgagagcccagggcctggaccCCCCCACACTTTGGGGGTGGTGGAACCTGGAAAGGGTCTCCCTCCCACCACTGAGGAGGAGGCCCCTGGCCCTCCAGGAGAGCCCCGGCTGGACAGTGAGACGGAGAGCGACCATGATGATGC CTTCCTCTCCATCATGTCTCCTGAGATCCAGTTGCCCCTGCCACCCGGGAAACGCCGGACCCAGTCTCTCAGTGCCCTGCCAAAGGAACGAGACTCCTCTTCGGAGAAGGATGGACGCAGCCCCAACAAG CGGGAGAAGGACCATATTCGGCGGCCCATGAATGCCTTCATGATCTTCAGCAAGCGGCACCGGGCCCTGGTCCACCAGCGTCACCCCAACCAGGACAACCGGACCGTCAGCAAGATCCTGGGCGAGTGGTGGTACGCCCTGGGGCCCAAGGAGAAGCAGAAGTACCATGACCTGGCCTTCCAG GTGAAAGAGGCCCACTTTAAGGCTCACCCGGACTGGAAGTGGTGCAACAAGGACAGGAAGAAGTCCAGCTCAGAGGCCAAGCCCACCAGCCTGGGGCTGGCAGGAGGGCACAAAGAGACTCGGGAGCGGAGCATGTCAGAGACGGGGACTGCCGCTGCCCCTGGAG TGTCCTCGGAGCTCCTGTCCGTTGCAGCCCAGACACTCTTGAGCTCGGATACCAAGGCTCCAGGGAGTGGCTCGTGTGGGGCTGAGCGTCTGCACACAGTGGGGGGACCTGGCTCGGCCCGGCCCCGAGCCTTCTCCCACAGTGGGGTCCACAGCCTGGATGGTGGGGAAGTAGATAGCCAGGCGCTACAGGAACTGACTCAG ATGGTGTCTGGCCCTGCATCCTATTCTGGTACAAAGCCTTCCACCCAATATGGGACTCCAGGCCCCTTCTCGGCCTCCGGTGAGGGAGGTGCCCTGGCGGCCAGTGGGCGACCCCCGCTGCTGCCCACCCGGGCTTCCCGTTCCCAGCGTGCTGCCAGCGAGGACATGACCAGTGATGAGGAACGCATGGTCATTtgtgaggaggagggagatgatGATGTCATTG CTGACGATGGCTTCGGCACCACTGACATTGACCTCAAGTGCAAGGAGCGAGTGACCGACAGCGAGAGCGGAGACAGTTCTGGGGAGGACCCAGAGGGCAGCAAG GGCTTTGGCCGGAAGGTGTTCTCGCCTGTGATTCGTTCTTCCTTTACCCACTGCCGCCCATCGCTGGACCCTGAGCCCCCAGGGCCCCCGGATCCACCTGCAGCCTTTGGCAAAGGCTATGGGcccaccccatcctcctcctcgtcctcacCTGCCTCCTCCTCAGCCTCAGCTGCCACCTCCTTCCCACTGGGCTCAGGGACCTTCAAGGCCCAGGAGTCAGGTCAGGGCAGCACAGCAGGCCCACTGCGGCCCCCactccctggggcagggggcccaGTAACACCATCCAAGGCTACCCGGTTCCTCTCAACGGATCCTGCCACCTTCCGGCGCAAGAGACCTGAAAGTGTGGGGGGCCTGGAGCCACCAGGCCCCTCGGTCATTGCAGCACCTCCTGCGGGGGGAGGAAGTGTCCTGCAGACACTGGTCCTGCCCCCGAATAAGGAGGAACGGGAAGGCAGTGGAGGCCGCatgccctcagccccagccccatcaCTGGCCTATGGGGCCCCAGCAGCCCCCCTGTCCCGCCCAGCTGCCACCATGGTCACCAACGTGGTGCGGCCTGTCAGTAGCACTCCTGTGCCCATCGCCTCTAAGCCCTTTCCCACCTCTGGCCGGGCTGAGGCATCTCCAAGTGACACAGCAGGTGCCAGGACTGAGCCAGTCACTGGGTCCCGAGCACCTGGGAGCTCCCCTCTGGGTGTAAGCTTAGTGTATTCGGACAAGAAGTCGGCAGCAGCCACCTCGCCAGCCCCGCATCTGGTGGCTGGGCCCCTACTGGGCACTGTGGGGAAGGCTCCTGCCACAGTCACCAACCTGCTCGTGGGCACACCTGGTTATGGGGCCCCGGCGCCCCCTGCTGTTCAGTTCATAGCCCAGGGGGCCCCTGGCAGTGGGGCCGCTACAGGCTCAGGAGCAGGTGCTGGGAGTGGTCCCAATGGGCCAGTGCCCCTGGGCATCCTGCAGCCAGGTGCCTTGGGCAAAGCTGGGGGAATCACCCAGGTGCAGTACATCCTGCCCACGCTGCCCCAGCAGCTTCAGGTGGCTCCTGCCCCGGCACCAGCCCCTGGGACTAAGGCAGCAGCTCCTGGCGGCCCCGCACCCACCACCAGCATCCGTTTCACCCTCCCGCCGGGCACCTCAACCAACGGCAAAGTTCTGGCTGCCACCGCACCCACTCCTGGCATCCCCATCCTGCAGTCAGtaccctccgccccaccccccaaag CCCAGTCAGTCTCTCCtgtgcaggccccgcccccgggtgGCTCCGCCCAGCTGCTACCCGGGAAGGTACTGGTGCCCCTGGCGGCCCCTAGCATGTCCGTGCGGGGTGGCGGGGCTGGCCAGCCACTGCCCCTGGTGAGCCCGCCTTTCTCAGTACCTGTGCAGAATGGTGCCCAGCCACCCAGCAAG ATCATCCAGCTGACTCCAGTGCCCGTGAGCACACCCAGCGGCCTGGTGCCGCCCCTCAGCCCAGCCACGCTCTCCGGACCCACCTCACAGCCTCAGAAGGTCCTGCTGCCCTCCTCTACCAG AATCACCTACGTGCAGTCGGCGGGTGGGCACGCGTTGCCCCTGGGCACCAGCCCTACGTCCAGCCAGGCTGGAACAGTCACCTCGTATGGGCCCACGAGCTCGGTAGCCCTAGGCTTCACCTCACTGGGGCCCAGCGGACCCGCCTTCGTGCAGCCCCTGCTTTCAG GCCAAGCCCCACTGCTGGCTCCCGGCCAGGTGGGCGTGTCACCTgtgcccagcccccagctgccGCCCACCTGCACAGCCCCCGGAGGTCCTGTCATCACAGCATTTTACCCTGGCAGCCCTGCACCCACCTCCTCAGCACCCCTGGCCCAGCCATCCCAGGCGCCCCCGGGCCTGGTCTACACTGTGGCTACTAGCACCACCCCACCTGCTGCCACCATCCTGCCCAAGGGCCCACCGGCCCCTGCCACTGCCACCCCGGCCCCTACCAGTCCTTTTCCTAATGCCACAG CAGGCTCCATGACCTACAGCTTAGTGGCCCCTAAGGCCCAGCGGCCTACCCCCAAGGCCCCCCAGAAAGTGAAGGCGGCCATCGCCAGCATTCCTGTGGGTTCCTTTGAGGCAGGTGCCCCTGGGCGGTCAGGCCCTGCATCCCGGCAGCCTTTGGAGCCTGGCCCAGCCCGTGAGCCCCCTGTCCCCGAGTCTGAGCTTGAGGGTCAGCCCACAACGCcagcccctccaccgcccccagAGACCTGGGCTCCCACAGCCCGGAgcagccccccaccacccccgcctgCTGAGGAGCGGACAGGCACCAAGGGCCCGGAGACCATG GCCAGCAAATTCCCCAGCTCATCTTCAGACTGGCGAGTCCCTGGGCTAGGCCTGGAGAGCCGTGGGGagcctcccacccctcccagcccggCCCCAGCTCCGGCCCCAGCCcccagtagcagcagcagcagcagcgaggGCAGCAGTGGGAGGGCAGCTGGGGACACCCCCGAGCGCAAGGAGGCGGCTGGTACCGGCAAGAAGGTGAAGGTGCGGCCCCCGCCCCTGAAGAAGACCTTTGACTCTGTGGACAA CAGGGTCCTGTCAGAGGTGGACTTCGAAGAGCGCTTTGCTGAGCTGCCTGAGTTCCGGCCTGAGGAGGTGCTGCCTTCGCCTACCCTGCAGTCTCTGGCCACCTCCCCCCGGGCCATCCTGGGCTCCTACCGCAAGAAGAGGAAGAACTCCACAG ACCTGGACTCGGCCCCCGAGGACCCCACCTCGCCCAAGCGCAAGATGAGGAGACGCTCCAGttgcagctcagagcccaacacccCTAAGAGTGCCAAGTGCGAGGGGGACATCTTCACCTTTGACCGTACAG GTACGGAAGCCGAGGATGTGCTCGGGGAGCTGGAATACGAGAAGGTGCCATACTCCTCACTGCGGCGCACCCTGGACCAGCGCCGGGCCCTGGTCATGCAGCTCTTCCAGGACCATGGCTTCTTCCCATCGG cccaggccACGGCAGCCTTCCAGGCACGCTACGCAGACATCTTCCCCTCCAAGGTCTGTCTGCAGTTGAAGATCCGAGAGGTGCGCCAGAAGATCATGCAGGCGGCCACTCCCACGGAGCAGCCCCCTGGAGCTGAGGCCCCCCTCCCCGGACCACCCCCCACTGGCACTGCTGctgcccctgtccccactcccagccccgcTGGGGGCCCCGACCCCACCTCACCTGGCTCGGACTCTGGCACAGCTTCGGCTGCCCCGCCACTGCCTCCACCCCCAGAGCCAGGTCCTGGACAGCCTGGCTGGGAGggccccccccagccctcccccccaccccctggcccctCCACAGCTGCCACAGGCAGGTGA
- the CIC gene encoding protein capicua homolog isoform X7, with product MYSAHRPLVPASGAASRGLGMFVWTNVEPRSVAVFPWHSLVPFLAPSQPDPSVQPSEAQQPASHPVASNQSKEPAESAAVAHEQPPGGTGNADPGRPPGATCPESPGPGPPHTLGVVEPGKGLPPTTEEEAPGPPGEPRLDSETESDHDDAFLSIMSPEIQLPLPPGKRRTQSLSALPKERDSSSEKDGRSPNKREKDHIRRPMNAFMIFSKRHRALVHQRHPNQDNRTVSKILGEWWYALGPKEKQKYHDLAFQVKEAHFKAHPDWKWCNKDRKKSSSEAKPTSLGLAGGHKETRERSMSETGTAAAPGVSSELLSVAAQTLLSSDTKAPGSGSCGAERLHTVGGPGSARPRAFSHSGVHSLDGGEVDSQALQELTQMVSGPASYSGTKPSTQYGTPGPFSASGEGGALAASGRPPLLPTRASRSQRAASEDMTSDEERMVICEEEGDDDVIADDGFGTTDIDLKCKERVTDSESGDSSGEDPEGSKGFGRKVFSPVIRSSFTHCRPSLDPEPPGPPDPPAAFGKGYGPTPSSSSSSPASSSASAATSFPLGSGTFKAQESGQGSTAGPLRPPLPGAGGPVTPSKATRFLSTDPATFRRKRPESVGGLEPPGPSVIAAPPAGGGSVLQTLVLPPNKEEREGSGGRMPSAPAPSLAYGAPAAPLSRPAATMVTNVVRPVSSTPVPIASKPFPTSGRAEASPSDTAGARTEPVTGSRAPGSSPLGVSLVYSDKKSAAATSPAPHLVAGPLLGTVGKAPATVTNLLVGTPGYGAPAPPAVQFIAQGAPGSGAATGSGAGAGSGPNGPVPLGILQPGALGKAGGITQVQYILPTLPQQLQVAPAPAPAPGTKAAAPGGPAPTTSIRFTLPPGTSTNGKVLAATAPTPGIPILQSVPSAPPPKAQSVSPVQAPPPGGSAQLLPGKVLVPLAAPSMSVRGGGAGQPLPLVSPPFSVPVQNGAQPPSKIIQLTPVPVSTPSGLVPPLSPATLSGPTSQPQKVLLPSSTRITYVQSAGGHALPLGTSPTSSQAGTVTSYGPTSSVALGFTSLGPSGPAFVQPLLSGQAPLLAPGQVGVSPVPSPQLPPTCTAPGGPVITAFYPGSPAPTSSAPLAQPSQAPPGLVYTVATSTTPPAATILPKGPPAPATATPAPTSPFPNATAGSMTYSLVAPKAQRPTPKAPQKVKAAIASIPVGSFEAGAPGRSGPASRQPLEPGPAREPPVPESELEGQPTTPAPPPPPETWAPTARSSPPPPPPAEERTGTKGPETMASKFPSSSSDWRVPGLGLESRGEPPTPPSPAPAPAPAPSSSSSSSEGSSGRAAGDTPERKEAAGTGKKVKVRPPPLKKTFDSVDKVLSEVDFEERFAELPEFRPEEVLPSPTLQSLATSPRAILGSYRKKRKNSTDLDSAPEDPTSPKRKMRRRSSCSSEPNTPKSAKCEGDIFTFDRTGTEAEDVLGELEYEKVPYSSLRRTLDQRRALVMQLFQDHGFFPSAQATAAFQARYADIFPSKVCLQLKIREVRQKIMQAATPTEQPPGAEAPLPGPPPTGTAAAPVPTPSPAGGPDPTSPGSDSGTASAAPPLPPPPEPGPGQPGWEGPPQPSPPPPGPSTAATGR from the exons ATGTACTCAGCCCACAGGCCCCTGGTGCCCGCGTCCGGCGCGGCCTCCCGTGGCCTCGGCATGTTCG TGTGGACAAACGTGGAACCTCGCTCTGTTGCTGTGTTCCCCTGGCACTCCTTAGTCCCCTTCCTGGCCCCCAGCCAGCCCGACCCCTCTGTGCAACCAAGTGAGGCCCAGCAACCTGCCAGCCACCCAGTGGCCTCCAACCAGAGCAAAG AACCTGCTGAGTCGGCGGCTGTTGCTCACGAGCAGCCACCAGGTGGGACAGGGAATGCTGATCCTGGGCGGCCACCTGGAGCCACGTGCCCtgagagcccagggcctggaccCCCCCACACTTTGGGGGTGGTGGAACCTGGAAAGGGTCTCCCTCCCACCACTGAGGAGGAGGCCCCTGGCCCTCCAGGAGAGCCCCGGCTGGACAGTGAGACGGAGAGCGACCATGATGATGC CTTCCTCTCCATCATGTCTCCTGAGATCCAGTTGCCCCTGCCACCCGGGAAACGCCGGACCCAGTCTCTCAGTGCCCTGCCAAAGGAACGAGACTCCTCTTCGGAGAAGGATGGACGCAGCCCCAACAAG CGGGAGAAGGACCATATTCGGCGGCCCATGAATGCCTTCATGATCTTCAGCAAGCGGCACCGGGCCCTGGTCCACCAGCGTCACCCCAACCAGGACAACCGGACCGTCAGCAAGATCCTGGGCGAGTGGTGGTACGCCCTGGGGCCCAAGGAGAAGCAGAAGTACCATGACCTGGCCTTCCAG GTGAAAGAGGCCCACTTTAAGGCTCACCCGGACTGGAAGTGGTGCAACAAGGACAGGAAGAAGTCCAGCTCAGAGGCCAAGCCCACCAGCCTGGGGCTGGCAGGAGGGCACAAAGAGACTCGGGAGCGGAGCATGTCAGAGACGGGGACTGCCGCTGCCCCTGGAG TGTCCTCGGAGCTCCTGTCCGTTGCAGCCCAGACACTCTTGAGCTCGGATACCAAGGCTCCAGGGAGTGGCTCGTGTGGGGCTGAGCGTCTGCACACAGTGGGGGGACCTGGCTCGGCCCGGCCCCGAGCCTTCTCCCACAGTGGGGTCCACAGCCTGGATGGTGGGGAAGTAGATAGCCAGGCGCTACAGGAACTGACTCAG ATGGTGTCTGGCCCTGCATCCTATTCTGGTACAAAGCCTTCCACCCAATATGGGACTCCAGGCCCCTTCTCGGCCTCCGGTGAGGGAGGTGCCCTGGCGGCCAGTGGGCGACCCCCGCTGCTGCCCACCCGGGCTTCCCGTTCCCAGCGTGCTGCCAGCGAGGACATGACCAGTGATGAGGAACGCATGGTCATTtgtgaggaggagggagatgatGATGTCATTG CTGACGATGGCTTCGGCACCACTGACATTGACCTCAAGTGCAAGGAGCGAGTGACCGACAGCGAGAGCGGAGACAGTTCTGGGGAGGACCCAGAGGGCAGCAAG GGCTTTGGCCGGAAGGTGTTCTCGCCTGTGATTCGTTCTTCCTTTACCCACTGCCGCCCATCGCTGGACCCTGAGCCCCCAGGGCCCCCGGATCCACCTGCAGCCTTTGGCAAAGGCTATGGGcccaccccatcctcctcctcgtcctcacCTGCCTCCTCCTCAGCCTCAGCTGCCACCTCCTTCCCACTGGGCTCAGGGACCTTCAAGGCCCAGGAGTCAGGTCAGGGCAGCACAGCAGGCCCACTGCGGCCCCCactccctggggcagggggcccaGTAACACCATCCAAGGCTACCCGGTTCCTCTCAACGGATCCTGCCACCTTCCGGCGCAAGAGACCTGAAAGTGTGGGGGGCCTGGAGCCACCAGGCCCCTCGGTCATTGCAGCACCTCCTGCGGGGGGAGGAAGTGTCCTGCAGACACTGGTCCTGCCCCCGAATAAGGAGGAACGGGAAGGCAGTGGAGGCCGCatgccctcagccccagccccatcaCTGGCCTATGGGGCCCCAGCAGCCCCCCTGTCCCGCCCAGCTGCCACCATGGTCACCAACGTGGTGCGGCCTGTCAGTAGCACTCCTGTGCCCATCGCCTCTAAGCCCTTTCCCACCTCTGGCCGGGCTGAGGCATCTCCAAGTGACACAGCAGGTGCCAGGACTGAGCCAGTCACTGGGTCCCGAGCACCTGGGAGCTCCCCTCTGGGTGTAAGCTTAGTGTATTCGGACAAGAAGTCGGCAGCAGCCACCTCGCCAGCCCCGCATCTGGTGGCTGGGCCCCTACTGGGCACTGTGGGGAAGGCTCCTGCCACAGTCACCAACCTGCTCGTGGGCACACCTGGTTATGGGGCCCCGGCGCCCCCTGCTGTTCAGTTCATAGCCCAGGGGGCCCCTGGCAGTGGGGCCGCTACAGGCTCAGGAGCAGGTGCTGGGAGTGGTCCCAATGGGCCAGTGCCCCTGGGCATCCTGCAGCCAGGTGCCTTGGGCAAAGCTGGGGGAATCACCCAGGTGCAGTACATCCTGCCCACGCTGCCCCAGCAGCTTCAGGTGGCTCCTGCCCCGGCACCAGCCCCTGGGACTAAGGCAGCAGCTCCTGGCGGCCCCGCACCCACCACCAGCATCCGTTTCACCCTCCCGCCGGGCACCTCAACCAACGGCAAAGTTCTGGCTGCCACCGCACCCACTCCTGGCATCCCCATCCTGCAGTCAGtaccctccgccccaccccccaaag CCCAGTCAGTCTCTCCtgtgcaggccccgcccccgggtgGCTCCGCCCAGCTGCTACCCGGGAAGGTACTGGTGCCCCTGGCGGCCCCTAGCATGTCCGTGCGGGGTGGCGGGGCTGGCCAGCCACTGCCCCTGGTGAGCCCGCCTTTCTCAGTACCTGTGCAGAATGGTGCCCAGCCACCCAGCAAG ATCATCCAGCTGACTCCAGTGCCCGTGAGCACACCCAGCGGCCTGGTGCCGCCCCTCAGCCCAGCCACGCTCTCCGGACCCACCTCACAGCCTCAGAAGGTCCTGCTGCCCTCCTCTACCAG AATCACCTACGTGCAGTCGGCGGGTGGGCACGCGTTGCCCCTGGGCACCAGCCCTACGTCCAGCCAGGCTGGAACAGTCACCTCGTATGGGCCCACGAGCTCGGTAGCCCTAGGCTTCACCTCACTGGGGCCCAGCGGACCCGCCTTCGTGCAGCCCCTGCTTTCAG GCCAAGCCCCACTGCTGGCTCCCGGCCAGGTGGGCGTGTCACCTgtgcccagcccccagctgccGCCCACCTGCACAGCCCCCGGAGGTCCTGTCATCACAGCATTTTACCCTGGCAGCCCTGCACCCACCTCCTCAGCACCCCTGGCCCAGCCATCCCAGGCGCCCCCGGGCCTGGTCTACACTGTGGCTACTAGCACCACCCCACCTGCTGCCACCATCCTGCCCAAGGGCCCACCGGCCCCTGCCACTGCCACCCCGGCCCCTACCAGTCCTTTTCCTAATGCCACAG CAGGCTCCATGACCTACAGCTTAGTGGCCCCTAAGGCCCAGCGGCCTACCCCCAAGGCCCCCCAGAAAGTGAAGGCGGCCATCGCCAGCATTCCTGTGGGTTCCTTTGAGGCAGGTGCCCCTGGGCGGTCAGGCCCTGCATCCCGGCAGCCTTTGGAGCCTGGCCCAGCCCGTGAGCCCCCTGTCCCCGAGTCTGAGCTTGAGGGTCAGCCCACAACGCcagcccctccaccgcccccagAGACCTGGGCTCCCACAGCCCGGAgcagccccccaccacccccgcctgCTGAGGAGCGGACAGGCACCAAGGGCCCGGAGACCATG GCCAGCAAATTCCCCAGCTCATCTTCAGACTGGCGAGTCCCTGGGCTAGGCCTGGAGAGCCGTGGGGagcctcccacccctcccagcccggCCCCAGCTCCGGCCCCAGCCcccagtagcagcagcagcagcagcgaggGCAGCAGTGGGAGGGCAGCTGGGGACACCCCCGAGCGCAAGGAGGCGGCTGGTACCGGCAAGAAGGTGAAGGTGCGGCCCCCGCCCCTGAAGAAGACCTTTGACTCTGTGGACAA GGTCCTGTCAGAGGTGGACTTCGAAGAGCGCTTTGCTGAGCTGCCTGAGTTCCGGCCTGAGGAGGTGCTGCCTTCGCCTACCCTGCAGTCTCTGGCCACCTCCCCCCGGGCCATCCTGGGCTCCTACCGCAAGAAGAGGAAGAACTCCACAG ACCTGGACTCGGCCCCCGAGGACCCCACCTCGCCCAAGCGCAAGATGAGGAGACGCTCCAGttgcagctcagagcccaacacccCTAAGAGTGCCAAGTGCGAGGGGGACATCTTCACCTTTGACCGTACAG GTACGGAAGCCGAGGATGTGCTCGGGGAGCTGGAATACGAGAAGGTGCCATACTCCTCACTGCGGCGCACCCTGGACCAGCGCCGGGCCCTGGTCATGCAGCTCTTCCAGGACCATGGCTTCTTCCCATCGG cccaggccACGGCAGCCTTCCAGGCACGCTACGCAGACATCTTCCCCTCCAAGGTCTGTCTGCAGTTGAAGATCCGAGAGGTGCGCCAGAAGATCATGCAGGCGGCCACTCCCACGGAGCAGCCCCCTGGAGCTGAGGCCCCCCTCCCCGGACCACCCCCCACTGGCACTGCTGctgcccctgtccccactcccagccccgcTGGGGGCCCCGACCCCACCTCACCTGGCTCGGACTCTGGCACAGCTTCGGCTGCCCCGCCACTGCCTCCACCCCCAGAGCCAGGTCCTGGACAGCCTGGCTGGGAGggccccccccagccctcccccccaccccctggcccctCCACAGCTGCCACAGGCAGGTGA